Proteins encoded together in one Streptomyces sp. NA04227 window:
- a CDS encoding putative baseplate assembly protein, which translates to MSLPSPNLDDRRFQQFVDDAKRYIQQRAPEWTDHNVSDPGVTLVETVAHMADQIVYRLNRVPEKNHLAFLDLVGITLFPPSAARTDVTFWLSAPQEEPILVPVGTEVATVRTERDEAVVFATERDLTVVPCALGRLVVQHRGQAVVDRTADLAEGKDLMCFGEAPSPGDCMLIGLTAAAPHCALALELDSRVDGVGVDPRQPPLVWEAWTEDGWQPCEVDRDGTGGLNRPGDIVLHLPGGHVLSRNGGHEAGWIRCRVTEPRSGQPFYTTSPTIHAAEAYTIGGTTSTVHAETVLDEALGESSGLPGQRLRLAHAPVVADDPPLLLQSSAGDGWRDWQVVSDFAGSGPDDRHLTLDATTGEIAFGPAVREPDGTLRQYGQVAPKGAVLRARRYRTGGGRAGNVARGAVQVLRTSIPYVSEVVNREAARGGVDGETVEEAKLRAPITLRAQERAVTLRDYEELARRAAPETARITCLEGEVEEYGSYAVRVLVVPQAVPDPGGRLRFEQLVPGDALLGRITRHLDERRLIGTRLAVGPPYYQGVTVVATVHAFRGVDTDRVRRQAHDALYRHLDPLTGGADGRGWPFGRPVQTGELFAVLQRVPGVELVDEVVLHPADPLTGKRGDPTDRIDLQPPSLVFSFDHRVRVIGDGA; encoded by the coding sequence ATGTCCCTGCCCTCGCCCAACCTCGACGACCGCCGCTTCCAGCAGTTCGTCGACGACGCCAAGCGCTACATCCAGCAACGCGCCCCGGAGTGGACCGACCACAACGTCTCCGACCCCGGCGTGACCCTCGTCGAGACGGTCGCCCACATGGCCGACCAGATCGTCTACCGCCTCAACCGGGTCCCGGAGAAGAACCACCTCGCCTTCCTCGACCTGGTCGGCATCACCCTCTTCCCGCCGTCCGCCGCCCGTACGGACGTCACCTTCTGGCTGTCCGCACCGCAGGAGGAGCCGATCCTGGTCCCGGTCGGCACCGAGGTCGCCACCGTGCGCACGGAGCGGGACGAGGCGGTCGTCTTCGCGACCGAGCGCGACCTGACCGTCGTGCCGTGCGCGCTCGGCCGTCTGGTGGTGCAGCACCGCGGCCAGGCCGTCGTGGACCGCACCGCGGACCTCGCCGAGGGCAAGGACCTGATGTGCTTCGGCGAGGCCCCGAGCCCCGGTGACTGCATGCTCATCGGCCTCACCGCCGCCGCCCCGCACTGTGCCCTGGCCCTCGAACTCGACAGTCGCGTGGACGGCGTCGGCGTCGACCCCCGGCAGCCGCCCCTGGTCTGGGAGGCGTGGACCGAGGACGGCTGGCAGCCCTGCGAGGTCGACCGCGACGGCACCGGCGGTCTCAACCGCCCCGGCGACATCGTGCTCCACCTGCCGGGCGGCCACGTCCTGTCCCGCAACGGCGGTCACGAGGCGGGCTGGATCCGCTGCCGGGTCACCGAGCCCCGGTCCGGCCAGCCCTTCTACACCACGTCGCCCACCATCCACGCGGCGGAGGCGTACACCATCGGCGGCACCACCTCCACGGTGCACGCGGAGACGGTCCTCGACGAGGCGCTGGGCGAGTCCTCCGGCCTGCCGGGCCAGCGGCTGCGGCTCGCCCACGCCCCCGTCGTCGCCGACGACCCGCCCCTGCTGCTCCAGAGCTCGGCGGGCGACGGCTGGCGGGACTGGCAGGTCGTCTCGGACTTCGCGGGTTCCGGCCCCGACGACCGGCATCTCACGCTCGACGCCACCACCGGCGAGATCGCCTTCGGCCCCGCCGTCCGCGAACCCGACGGCACCCTGCGCCAGTACGGCCAGGTCGCCCCCAAGGGCGCCGTACTGCGGGCCCGCCGGTACCGCACCGGCGGCGGCCGGGCGGGCAATGTGGCCCGCGGCGCGGTGCAGGTGCTGCGCACCTCCATCCCGTACGTCTCCGAGGTCGTCAACCGCGAGGCCGCCCGCGGCGGTGTGGACGGCGAGACCGTCGAGGAGGCGAAGCTCCGGGCGCCGATCACGCTCCGCGCCCAGGAGCGCGCCGTCACCCTGCGCGACTACGAGGAACTCGCCCGCCGCGCCGCTCCGGAGACCGCCCGTATCACCTGCCTGGAGGGCGAGGTGGAGGAGTACGGGTCCTACGCGGTCCGGGTACTCGTCGTCCCGCAGGCCGTGCCCGATCCCGGCGGACGGCTCCGCTTCGAGCAACTGGTGCCCGGCGACGCCCTTCTGGGCCGCATCACCCGTCACCTCGACGAACGCCGTCTCATCGGCACCCGCCTCGCCGTCGGTCCGCCGTACTACCAGGGCGTCACCGTGGTCGCCACGGTGCACGCGTTCCGCGGCGTGGACACCGACCGGGTGCGCCGCCAGGCACACGACGCCCTCTACCGCCATCTCGATCCGCTCACGGGCGGCGCGGACGGCCGCGGCTGGCCGTTCGGACGGCCGGTGCAGACCGGGGAGTTGTTCGCCGTGCTCCAGCGGGTCCCCGGCGTCGAACTCGTCGACGAGGTCGTGCTGCACCCCGCCGATCCGCTCACGGGCAAGCGCGGCGACCCCACCGACCGGATCGACCTCCAACCGCCCTCGCTGGTCTTCTCCTTCGACCACCGCGTCCGTGTGATCGGGGACGGCGCATGA
- a CDS encoding phage tail protein: MPRQDPGSTIWFTLTIDGESLGHFNGCQGLSSQVEIEHRQEGGNNGFVWALPTRVTFSTIRLTRPLTPDTAKVAKWISSVQTGIKRPTAQISALRADGSLVARWGLIDVLPVSWQGPTLDPASPAVATEVLEIAHHGFTD, translated from the coding sequence ATGCCCCGCCAGGATCCGGGCTCCACGATCTGGTTCACGCTCACCATCGACGGCGAAAGCCTCGGCCACTTCAACGGGTGCCAAGGGCTGTCCTCGCAGGTGGAGATCGAGCACCGGCAGGAGGGCGGCAACAACGGCTTCGTGTGGGCGCTGCCGACCCGGGTCACCTTCTCCACCATCCGGCTGACCCGGCCGCTCACCCCGGACACCGCGAAGGTCGCCAAGTGGATCTCGTCGGTCCAGACGGGGATCAAGCGGCCCACCGCCCAGATCTCGGCCCTGCGCGCCGACGGGTCGCTGGTGGCCCGGTGGGGACTGATCGACGTGCTGCCCGTCAGCTGGCAGGGCCCCACCCTCGACCCGGCGAGCCCGGCCGTGGCCACGGAGGTCCTGGAGATCGCCCACCACGGATTCACGGACTGA
- a CDS encoding phage tail protein — protein MSLQPGDALTSHNFGLQIDGVMVEYLAEVSGLTLEQDVITYQQNSAQGKAEVALLPGVQKNGQCTVVRGMTQSTSFTQWINDSIRGQMSTARKNASIIVMDFQDNPVKRYNLRNAWCSKIDTSTVKAGEAAALTETVTIVFEELVIE, from the coding sequence ATGAGTCTCCAGCCGGGTGACGCCCTCACCTCACACAATTTCGGCCTCCAGATCGACGGGGTGATGGTCGAGTACCTCGCCGAGGTCAGCGGCCTCACCCTCGAACAGGACGTCATCACCTACCAGCAGAACAGCGCGCAGGGCAAGGCCGAAGTCGCCCTGCTGCCGGGCGTGCAGAAGAACGGCCAGTGCACCGTCGTGCGCGGTATGACCCAGTCGACGTCGTTCACCCAGTGGATCAACGACTCGATCCGGGGCCAGATGAGCACGGCCCGCAAGAACGCGTCCATCATCGTGATGGACTTCCAGGACAACCCGGTGAAGCGCTACAACCTGCGCAACGCCTGGTGCAGCAAGATCGACACGAGCACCGTGAAGGCGGGCGAGGCGGCGGCCCTGACCGAGACCGTCACCATCGTGTTCGAAGAACTGGTCATCGAGTAG
- a CDS encoding DUF4157 domain-containing protein, which produces MRAHGTRGRRSDEREAAGRVALPSMPVQRMLNLQGAAGNAAVARAVEEERHEHGPGCGHGSVEDTAPAGQRGLLDAAMATESRPLPGAFLARARSFYQNDNLSAGRVHDNPTAQRATEAMGARAMTVGTHIFLGPSAVGDTETLAHEAGHLDKNLRGIRETGNDNGAGVTVTDPGQASERAAQADGAAFVAGAATAPSVVAQRAVTEPAGHEGAAVQRSTDAPGEATVQRAPAAAATEAGPVEITHPQIKLLTPRPGRLYRGDSRPPEQVMGDGGFTSQGTNYDKLIKHLLGRITDNDGSGWISTSSDEEIAKTFASPPSRSELNPGRPASLLPPRREVKPTRVSTGWVYEIKPTGNIVAFDDHAEKETETRQTKWTKEWGAIRKINAANIERAVKYQATYQADKHGAPSNRLSIEAIDTWENPDFDAGDQGYDPYKDPESGWSDDKNIIDRTNVR; this is translated from the coding sequence GTGCGCGCGCACGGAACGCGGGGCCGACGCTCCGACGAGCGGGAGGCAGCGGGCCGCGTGGCGCTGCCGAGCATGCCGGTCCAACGGATGCTCAACCTTCAGGGCGCGGCGGGGAACGCGGCTGTGGCCCGGGCCGTCGAGGAGGAGCGGCACGAACACGGCCCCGGGTGCGGGCACGGGAGTGTCGAGGACACCGCCCCGGCAGGGCAGCGCGGTCTCCTGGACGCCGCCATGGCCACCGAGAGCCGCCCGCTTCCCGGCGCGTTCCTCGCCAGGGCGCGGTCGTTCTACCAGAACGACAACCTCTCCGCGGGCCGCGTGCACGACAATCCGACGGCCCAGCGCGCGACCGAGGCGATGGGCGCCCGGGCCATGACGGTCGGCACCCACATCTTCCTCGGCCCGTCCGCCGTCGGCGACACCGAGACCCTGGCCCATGAGGCCGGTCACCTCGACAAGAACCTCAGGGGCATCCGCGAGACCGGCAACGACAACGGGGCCGGCGTCACGGTGACCGACCCCGGGCAGGCGTCCGAGCGGGCGGCGCAGGCGGACGGTGCCGCCTTCGTGGCGGGCGCCGCCACCGCCCCGTCCGTGGTCGCCCAGCGCGCGGTCACCGAGCCTGCGGGCCACGAGGGGGCGGCCGTTCAGCGCAGCACGGACGCCCCGGGCGAGGCCACGGTGCAGCGGGCTCCGGCCGCCGCCGCGACCGAGGCGGGGCCGGTCGAGATCACCCACCCGCAGATCAAGCTGCTCACCCCGAGGCCGGGGCGGCTGTACCGCGGTGACAGCCGGCCCCCGGAGCAGGTGATGGGGGACGGGGGCTTCACGTCCCAGGGGACGAACTACGACAAGCTCATCAAGCACCTGCTCGGCCGCATCACCGACAACGACGGATCGGGCTGGATCAGCACCAGCAGCGACGAGGAGATCGCCAAGACCTTCGCCTCCCCGCCGAGCCGTTCCGAGCTGAATCCGGGGCGGCCCGCGAGTCTTCTGCCGCCCCGCCGGGAGGTGAAGCCCACCCGCGTCTCCACCGGCTGGGTGTACGAGATCAAGCCGACCGGCAACATCGTCGCCTTCGACGACCACGCGGAGAAGGAGACCGAGACCCGGCAGACGAAGTGGACGAAGGAATGGGGCGCCATTCGCAAGATCAACGCGGCCAACATCGAACGGGCCGTCAAGTACCAGGCGACGTACCAGGCCGACAAACACGGTGCCCCCAGCAACCGCCTGTCGATCGAGGCGATCGACACCTGGGAGAACCCCGACTTCGACGCGGGTGATCAGGGCTATGACCCGTACAAGGACCCAGAGTCGGGCTGGAGCGACGACAAGAACATCATCGACCGGACCAACGTCAGGTGA
- a CDS encoding GPW/gp25 family protein has translation MAEQFVGSGWAFPMRIGPTGGIALVSGEREVEEAIRLVLATAPGERPMRPEFGCAIHDLVFAPVNEETAGRIQHEVYVSLDRWEPRIEVHEVEVSAGADQSVLYIDVRYSIRGTNNPRSLVFPFYVIPSHDESDGPGDPGHADGTADRPGSPESDR, from the coding sequence ATGGCCGAGCAGTTCGTCGGCTCCGGCTGGGCATTCCCGATGCGTATCGGACCCACCGGCGGCATCGCCCTGGTCAGCGGCGAACGAGAGGTGGAGGAGGCCATCCGGCTGGTGCTGGCCACCGCCCCGGGCGAGCGGCCGATGCGGCCCGAGTTCGGCTGCGCCATCCACGACCTCGTCTTCGCCCCGGTCAACGAGGAGACAGCGGGCCGCATCCAGCACGAGGTGTACGTCAGCCTGGACCGCTGGGAGCCGCGGATCGAGGTGCACGAGGTCGAGGTCAGCGCGGGCGCCGACCAGAGCGTCCTCTACATCGACGTCCGCTATTCCATCCGCGGCACCAACAACCCGCGCAGTCTCGTCTTCCCGTTCTACGTCATCCCTTCCCACGACGAGTCCGACGGGCCGGGCGACCCGGGCCACGCCGACGGCACCGCCGACCGTCCGGGCTCCCCCGAAAGCGACCGCTGA
- a CDS encoding LysM peptidoglycan-binding domain-containing protein has protein sequence MAKNSGGAGKSLVRANLAIHEPPVGKSNRPGALMRTFGFEFNPAQLSLSQRTQWKATPTAAVRDGSKPEFLGAEPREMTVEIFLDSSTKPNGNTVLKKVDSLLGCCKVTAKSIAAKKPSPPWVVFQWGSFSTARFTAYVSSIEATYTLFGTTGIPIRATCQVHLVEIPGKTKGQNPTSGALTAQRVHRVVAGDSLQSLAWREYGSATAWRTIAEANGIDDPSRLPAGAELVLPAAEEVSR, from the coding sequence ATGGCCAAGAACAGCGGAGGCGCCGGCAAGAGCCTGGTACGCGCCAACCTCGCCATCCACGAGCCCCCGGTCGGCAAGAGCAACCGACCCGGGGCGCTCATGCGGACCTTCGGTTTCGAGTTCAACCCGGCGCAGCTCTCGCTCAGTCAGCGCACCCAGTGGAAGGCCACCCCGACCGCGGCCGTACGGGACGGCTCGAAACCGGAGTTCCTGGGCGCCGAGCCGAGGGAGATGACCGTGGAGATCTTTCTGGACTCGTCCACCAAGCCGAACGGCAACACGGTGCTGAAGAAGGTGGATTCGCTGCTCGGCTGCTGCAAGGTGACCGCCAAGAGCATCGCCGCCAAGAAGCCGTCACCGCCGTGGGTGGTCTTCCAGTGGGGGTCGTTCTCCACGGCCCGGTTCACCGCGTACGTCAGTTCCATCGAGGCGACGTACACCCTCTTCGGCACCACCGGCATTCCCATCCGCGCCACCTGCCAGGTGCACCTGGTGGAGATCCCCGGCAAGACCAAGGGCCAGAACCCGACCTCCGGGGCGCTCACGGCTCAACGGGTCCACCGGGTCGTCGCGGGCGACTCGTTGCAGTCGCTGGCCTGGCGCGAGTACGGCAGCGCCACCGCCTGGCGCACCATCGCCGAGGCCAACGGCATCGACGACCCGTCACGGCTGCCGGCCGGAGCCGAACTCGTGCTGCCCGCCGCGGAAGAGGTGTCCCGCTGA
- a CDS encoding VgrG-related protein, with product MVQTSYSSIMQVTIGGAKLPDDIAPMLTEGWVDQGAGVPAAFRLTFRDPYRTLLGDLNVQFGTKVVLTPVADGQGVGKPLLTGEVTGMEADYDGTGSFTVIRGYDYGHRLLRQRRVAAYRNQKASDIARKLVGMDGVPVGRIQPTKGTYEFISQSNVTDWDFLSRLADENNMVMSLDAKGKFRFVTPKPSAGAPSPRTDGDQSAFVLQAGHDILRLRAAVTAADQVGKVESRGWNVTTKKKITEIAPATTDPGISIGLTPGAAGSKFKPAKLVETGSPHDKQDEVRHAAKALAADVTSSFAELEVAVRGNPELRPGVPVALADVGKPFEGKYTVTSVRHVFGDGQHYESWITVSGRQWRSLYGLASGGGSDSGSAARLPSVANAVVTDVQDPLKQGRVKLQFPWLDDAYVSDWARSVQLGGKGGGGVFPMDVGDEVLVAFDRGALDHPFVIGGLYNGRDLPTKVSDVPLHDGLKKQATRHTLSDRQGNRVDLLSQRTGRRKQGVRIASGNDKLTINLDRTKTEITVDSKGSVNITGSRSVSVEAGTSLSLHGRRSVSIRSGGPLTLQGQGLVNLRSLAGAVSLNSMGALTMTATGAATLTAGGLLQVTSAKLNLTAARLDLMGLVFVNTVKYPLPA from the coding sequence ATGGTGCAGACCTCGTACTCCAGCATCATGCAGGTCACCATCGGTGGCGCGAAACTGCCCGACGACATCGCCCCGATGCTCACCGAGGGCTGGGTCGACCAGGGCGCCGGGGTGCCCGCGGCGTTCCGGCTGACGTTCCGGGACCCCTACCGCACGCTGCTCGGCGACCTGAACGTGCAGTTCGGCACCAAGGTGGTCCTCACACCGGTGGCCGACGGCCAGGGTGTCGGCAAACCGCTGCTGACCGGCGAGGTCACCGGCATGGAGGCCGACTACGACGGCACCGGAAGCTTCACCGTCATCCGCGGCTACGACTACGGGCACCGCCTGCTGCGTCAGCGCCGGGTGGCCGCGTACCGCAATCAGAAAGCCTCCGACATCGCCCGCAAGCTCGTCGGTATGGACGGGGTGCCCGTCGGCCGGATCCAGCCGACGAAGGGCACGTACGAGTTCATCAGCCAGTCCAATGTCACCGACTGGGACTTCCTGTCCCGGCTCGCGGACGAGAACAACATGGTCATGTCCCTCGATGCCAAGGGGAAGTTCAGGTTCGTCACGCCGAAGCCGTCGGCCGGGGCGCCCTCTCCGCGTACGGACGGCGACCAGAGCGCCTTCGTGCTCCAGGCCGGTCACGACATCCTGCGGCTGCGGGCCGCGGTCACCGCCGCCGACCAGGTCGGCAAGGTCGAGTCGCGCGGCTGGAACGTCACCACCAAGAAGAAGATCACCGAGATCGCGCCGGCCACCACCGACCCGGGTATCTCCATCGGCCTCACCCCCGGCGCGGCGGGCAGCAAGTTCAAGCCCGCCAAGCTCGTCGAGACCGGCTCCCCCCACGACAAGCAGGACGAGGTCCGGCACGCCGCCAAGGCTCTCGCCGCCGACGTCACCTCCTCCTTCGCCGAACTGGAGGTCGCCGTACGCGGCAACCCCGAGCTGCGGCCCGGGGTCCCGGTCGCCCTGGCCGACGTGGGCAAGCCGTTCGAGGGGAAGTACACCGTCACCTCCGTACGCCATGTCTTCGGTGACGGACAGCACTACGAGTCCTGGATCACCGTCAGCGGGCGCCAGTGGCGCTCCCTGTACGGGCTCGCCTCGGGCGGCGGCTCCGACAGCGGCAGCGCGGCCCGGCTGCCCAGCGTCGCCAACGCCGTCGTCACCGACGTACAGGACCCGCTCAAGCAGGGCAGGGTCAAGCTCCAGTTCCCGTGGCTGGACGACGCCTACGTCAGCGACTGGGCGCGCAGCGTGCAACTCGGCGGCAAGGGCGGCGGCGGAGTCTTCCCGATGGACGTCGGCGACGAGGTGCTCGTCGCCTTCGACCGGGGGGCGCTCGACCACCCGTTCGTGATCGGCGGGCTGTACAACGGCCGGGACCTGCCGACCAAGGTCAGTGATGTGCCGCTGCACGACGGCCTCAAGAAGCAGGCCACCCGGCACACCCTGTCGGACCGTCAGGGCAACCGTGTCGACCTGCTCAGCCAGCGGACCGGCAGGCGCAAACAAGGGGTGCGCATCGCCAGCGGCAACGACAAGCTCACCATCAACCTCGACCGCACCAAGACCGAGATCACCGTGGACAGCAAGGGCTCGGTCAACATCACCGGCAGCCGCTCGGTGTCGGTGGAGGCGGGCACGAGTCTGTCGCTGCACGGGCGCAGGTCGGTCTCGATCCGCAGCGGCGGGCCGCTCACCCTGCAAGGACAGGGTCTGGTCAATCTCCGGTCGCTGGCCGGGGCGGTCAGCCTCAACTCGATGGGCGCCCTGACCATGACCGCGACCGGCGCCGCGACGCTCACCGCGGGCGGTCTGCTCCAGGTCACCTCGGCGAAGTTGAACCTGACGGCCGCCCGGCTCGACCTGATGGGTCTCGTCTTCGTCAACACCGTGAAGTACCCGCTCCCGGCATGA
- a CDS encoding phage tail sheath subtilisin-like domain-containing protein, whose product MPSYLSPGVYVEEVASGSRPIEGVGTSVAAFVGLSPTGPLNEPTLVTNWSQYVAAFGDFTDGYYLAHSVYGFFNNGGSAAYVVRVGGSAEDAAAGGSGPAAATGAVRGTPAQAALPAAEPRQLGTFAVAALAPGAQGTLSVEVADPEGEGAAERFKLIVKDGDKPVEAFDVSAKKGSRAYVVSQVKERSRLITVTEAAPAAQLARPENQTVALPAPPAAPAPAPAAKGESAHPGPAQYLGDSADRTGFGGLEAVDEISMVAVPDLMAAYQRGAIDLEAVKAVQLGLIAHCELMGDRVAVIDPPPGLNARQIHVWRQETAGYDSKYAALYYPWIKTFDPASGQSRLIPPSGHVAGIWARNDSERGVHKAPANEVVRGAVDLELQITRGEQDLLNPIGVNCIRAFPGRGIRIWGARTLSSDPAWRYLNIRRYFNYLEESILIGTQWVVFEPNDHNLWARIRRNISAFLVNEWRGGALFGQSPEQAYYVKCDEETNPPESVDLGRVICEIGIAPVKPAEFVIFRLAQFSSGSGELEE is encoded by the coding sequence ATGCCGTCCTACCTGTCGCCCGGCGTCTACGTCGAGGAGGTGGCCAGCGGCTCACGCCCGATCGAGGGGGTGGGCACCTCGGTCGCGGCCTTCGTCGGGCTCTCGCCGACCGGCCCACTGAACGAGCCCACGCTGGTGACCAACTGGTCCCAGTACGTCGCGGCCTTCGGTGACTTCACCGACGGGTACTACCTGGCGCACTCCGTCTACGGCTTCTTCAACAACGGCGGCAGCGCGGCGTACGTCGTCCGGGTCGGCGGCAGCGCCGAGGACGCCGCCGCGGGCGGATCGGGCCCGGCCGCCGCCACCGGCGCGGTGCGCGGCACTCCCGCCCAGGCCGCGCTGCCCGCCGCCGAGCCCCGGCAGCTCGGCACCTTCGCCGTGGCGGCCCTCGCCCCCGGCGCACAGGGCACGCTGTCCGTCGAGGTCGCCGACCCCGAGGGCGAGGGAGCGGCCGAGCGCTTCAAGCTGATCGTCAAGGACGGCGACAAGCCGGTCGAGGCCTTCGACGTGAGCGCCAAGAAGGGCAGCCGCGCCTATGTCGTCAGCCAGGTCAAGGAGCGCTCCAGGCTCATCACGGTGACCGAGGCCGCGCCCGCCGCACAACTGGCACGCCCGGAGAACCAGACCGTGGCGCTGCCCGCGCCGCCCGCCGCTCCGGCCCCGGCTCCGGCCGCCAAGGGCGAGAGCGCGCACCCCGGCCCGGCCCAGTACCTCGGCGACTCCGCGGACCGCACCGGCTTCGGCGGCCTGGAGGCCGTCGACGAGATCTCCATGGTCGCGGTGCCCGACCTGATGGCCGCCTACCAGCGCGGCGCGATCGACCTGGAAGCCGTCAAGGCCGTCCAGCTCGGACTCATCGCCCACTGCGAGCTGATGGGCGACCGGGTCGCCGTCATCGACCCGCCGCCCGGCCTGAACGCCCGTCAGATTCACGTCTGGCGCCAGGAGACGGCCGGCTACGACTCCAAGTACGCGGCCCTGTACTACCCCTGGATCAAGACCTTCGACCCGGCGTCCGGGCAGTCCCGGCTGATCCCGCCGAGCGGCCATGTGGCCGGGATCTGGGCCCGCAACGACTCCGAGCGCGGCGTGCACAAGGCCCCGGCCAACGAGGTCGTACGCGGCGCCGTCGATCTCGAACTCCAGATCACCCGCGGCGAGCAGGACCTGCTCAACCCGATCGGGGTCAACTGCATCCGCGCCTTCCCCGGCCGCGGCATCCGCATCTGGGGCGCCCGCACCCTGTCCTCCGATCCGGCCTGGCGCTACCTGAACATCCGCCGGTACTTCAACTACCTGGAGGAGTCGATCCTGATCGGCACCCAGTGGGTGGTGTTCGAGCCGAACGACCACAACCTCTGGGCCCGCATCCGGCGCAACATCTCGGCGTTCCTGGTCAACGAGTGGCGCGGCGGCGCCCTCTTCGGGCAGAGCCCCGAGCAGGCGTACTACGTCAAGTGCGACGAGGAGACCAACCCGCCGGAGTCGGTCGACCTCGGCCGGGTCATCTGCGAGATCGGCATCGCGCCGGTCAAGCCCGCCGAGTTCGTGATCTTCCGGCTGGCCCAGTTCTCCAGCGGCAGCGGGGAGTTGGAGGAGTAG
- a CDS encoding phage tail protein has translation MTTTPYRGSVDGLGSSLPLGTMLPAVFADDDLAQRFVGGLDDVLAPILNVLDCLDTYFDPALTPADFARWLATWVGAETDGTEPEPRLRAAVAAAARLHRVRGTRRGLSEAIRLAFGAEPEITESGGATWNARPLGPFPGKPRPHLHVALRLPDPTPADAHRLDTLVAAARPAHMPYTVQVTAAERTPEK, from the coding sequence ATGACGACGACTCCGTACCGGGGCTCCGTCGACGGGCTCGGCTCCTCGCTCCCGCTCGGCACGATGCTCCCGGCCGTCTTCGCCGACGACGACCTCGCGCAGCGTTTCGTCGGCGGTCTCGACGACGTCCTCGCGCCCATCCTGAACGTCCTCGACTGCCTGGACACCTACTTCGACCCGGCCCTCACCCCGGCCGACTTCGCCCGGTGGCTCGCCACCTGGGTCGGTGCCGAGACCGACGGCACCGAACCCGAGCCACGGCTGCGCGCCGCCGTCGCCGCCGCGGCCCGCCTGCACCGGGTACGCGGCACCCGGCGCGGCCTGTCCGAGGCGATCCGGCTCGCGTTCGGTGCAGAGCCCGAGATCACCGAGAGCGGCGGCGCCACCTGGAACGCCCGCCCCCTCGGCCCGTTTCCCGGCAAGCCCCGCCCACACCTGCACGTCGCCCTGCGGCTGCCCGACCCGACCCCGGCCGACGCCCACCGCCTGGACACCCTCGTCGCCGCCGCCCGCCCCGCGCACATGCCCTACACCGTCCAAGTGACCGCCGCCGAAAGGACCCCGGAGAAATGA
- a CDS encoding extensin → MAPPPPAPHRPLPQVTTPIAPPADGVLGAAGPTVQRAPGGAVGALAAFTSATVSASLGHLFQPSSSHRPTPPGDSAPPAGPPPTYSATPPHSATPPGDSAPSSTPTPAADPPPAYTAVPAGGFDPRELTDFQLDELVHRIIGRVTRLVRTELRMDRERIGRLRDPRN, encoded by the coding sequence TTGGCCCCGCCGCCTCCCGCACCGCACCGCCCGCTCCCGCAGGTCACCACGCCGATAGCGCCCCCCGCCGACGGCGTCCTCGGCGCCGCCGGGCCGACGGTGCAGCGTGCCCCGGGCGGGGCCGTCGGTGCGCTGGCCGCCTTCACCTCGGCCACCGTGTCCGCCTCCCTGGGCCACTTGTTCCAGCCCTCCTCGTCGCACCGGCCGACCCCGCCGGGCGACTCGGCGCCCCCTGCCGGCCCACCTCCGACGTACAGCGCGACCCCGCCCCACAGCGCGACCCCGCCCGGCGACAGCGCGCCGTCGTCCACGCCGACTCCCGCCGCCGACCCCCCGCCGGCCTACACGGCAGTCCCCGCCGGCGGGTTCGACCCGCGCGAGCTCACCGACTTCCAGCTCGACGAGCTGGTGCACCGGATCATCGGCCGCGTCACGCGCCTGGTCCGTACCGAACTGCGGATGGACCGCGAACGGATCGGCAGACTCCGCGATCCCCGCAACTGA
- a CDS encoding DUF6760 family protein, with protein MTYATDRLHQEIAYVAYHFHWSLDAILDLEHQDRRRYTDQIASLVTRGAAEG; from the coding sequence GTGACGTACGCGACCGACCGGCTGCACCAGGAGATCGCGTACGTCGCCTACCACTTCCACTGGAGCCTGGACGCGATCCTGGACCTGGAGCACCAGGACCGCCGCCGGTACACGGACCAGATCGCGTCCCTCGTGACGCGCGGCGCGGCGGAGGGCTGA